A portion of the Manihot esculenta cultivar AM560-2 chromosome 2, M.esculenta_v8, whole genome shotgun sequence genome contains these proteins:
- the LOC110609968 gene encoding exocyst complex component EXO70E2 produces MGDCGSVIPELEGEEDLIAAAKHIARALGSKKNLTDNAKKILADLSSQLSNISTVDEIKVDTRGELEGQLNVIQEKIMRWETDESMIWDSGLDEATQYLNATEEARKLAERLETSSLNKDAGEKELLMRAHDILQIAMARLEEEFKHMLVQNRQPFEPEQMSFRSSEEDATELGSVISLGDGSVEESINRDNVSRTSEDFIIDLVNPEVISHLRNIANIMFISGYGHECSQAYISVRRDALDECLFILEMEKLSIEDVLKLEWASLNSKIKRWVRAMKIFVSVYLPSEKWLTEQLFVDLGTANLVCFAEASKAAMLQLLNFGEAISIGPHKPEKLFPLLDMYEVLADLLQDIDSLYSEAGFGVRNDCREVLRRLGDSVKAAFLEFENAIATSVSPNPFAGGGIHHLTRYVMNYINTLTDYRETLNFLLKDRDIKDPISLSPNSSPRTEEENISGRTYAASSMALHFRSVASILECNLDDKAKLYKDPSLQHIFMMNNIHYMAQKVKNSELRHIFGDDWIRKRNWKFQQHAMNYERTTWSSILSLLKDEGNSGSDSVSKTLLKERFRSFYLAFEEVYRTQTSWLIPDAELREDLQISTSVKVIQAYRTFVGRQNNNISDKHIKYSADDLQNYLLDLFQGSQRSLHNPCRR; encoded by the coding sequence ATGGGGGATTGTGGGTCTGTGATTCCAGAgttggaaggagaagaagacttGATTGCTGCGGCGAAACACATTGCAAGGGCGTTGGGATCAAAAAAGAATCTCACTGACAATGCCAAGAAAATTTTGGCAGACCTTAGCAGTCAATTGTCTAACATAAGCACAGTCGATGAAATCAAGGTTGATACACGCGGTGAGCTTGAAGGACAGCTAAATGTTATTCAGGAGAAGATTATGAGGTGGGAGACAGATGAGTCTATGATATGGGATTCTGGTCTTGATGAAGCTACTCAGTATCTGAATGCCACTGAAGAAGCCAGGAAGTTGGCTGAAAGGTTGGAGACGTCGTCTTTGAATAAAGATGCTGGGGAAAAGGAGCTGTTGATGAGGGCGCATGATATCCTTCAAATAGCAATGGCAAGGCTTGAGGAAGAGTTCAAGCACATGCTTGTTCAGAACAGGCAACCTTTCGAGCCAGAGCAAATGTCTTTTCGTTCAAGTGAAGAGGATGCTACAGAGCTGGGTTCTGTTATCTCTCTTGGAGATGGTTCAGTTGAGGAATCAATTAATAGAGACAACGTTAGCAGAACTTCAGAGGATTTCATCATTGATTTGGTTAATCCAGAAGTTATTTCTCACCTCAGAAATATTGCAAATATAATGTTCATCTCCGGTTATGGTCATGAATGTTCACAGGCATATATTAGTGTTAGAAGAGATGCCTTGGATGAATGTCTCTTTATCCTTGAAATGGAGAAACTTAGCATTGAGGATGTGCTGAAATTGGAGTGGGCCAGCTTGAATTCCAAGATTAAGAGATGGGTTCGGGCTATGAAGATCTTTGTGTCGGTCTATCTTCCTAGCGAGAAATGGCTCACTGAACAGCTTTTTGTAGATCTTGGAACAGCTAATCTGGTTTGTTTTGCTGAGGCTTCAAAGGCTGCAATGTTGCAACTATTAAATTTCGGCGAAGCCATATCTATTGGCCCCCACAAACCGGAGAAGTTGTTTCCTCTTCTTGATATGTATGAGGTTCTTGCAGATCTACTTCAAGACATAGATTCTTTATACTCAGAGGCTGGTTTTGGTGTTAGAAATGACTGTCGTGAGGTTCTAAGGAGATTAGGGGACTCTGTAAAGGCAGCATTTCTCGAGTTCGAGAATGCCATTGCCACGAGTGTGTCACCGAATCCTTTTGCAGGAGGGGGCATTCACCATCTCACTAGATATGTTATGAATTATATCAACACTCTTACTGACTACCGTGAGACTCTCAATTTTCTCCTCAAGGATCGTGACATAAAGGATCCCATTTCATTGTCCCCTAACTCAAGTCCACGCACAGAAGAAGAGAACATAAGTGGAAGGACATATGCTGCTTCCTCTATGGCTCTCCACTTCCGATCAGTTGCTTCGATTCTAGAATGCAACCTCGATGACAAGGCCAAGTTATACAAGGATCCTTCTTTGCAGCATATCTTCATGATGAACAACATACACTACATGGCTCAAAAGGTTAAGAATTCAGAACTAAGGCATATATTTGGGGATGACTGGATACGAAAGCGCAACTGGAAATTCCAACAGCATGCAATGAACTACGAGAGAACTACTTGGAGTTCAATCCTGTCTTTGTTGAAAGATGAAGGAAATTCTGGTTCTGATTCTGTCTCAAAAACCCTTCTCAAGGAGAGATTTCGGAGCTTTTATCTTGCTTTTGAGGAGGTTTACAGGACTCAAACGTCATGGTTAATCCCTGATGCTGAGCTTAGAGAAGATTTGCAAATTTCAACATCTGTGAAGGTGATTCAGGCCTACCGAACATTTGTTGGAAGACAGAACAATAACATAAGTGACAAGCACATTAAGTACAGTGCCGATGACTTGCAAAATTATTTGCTGGATCTCTTCCAGGGATCTCAAAGATCACTGCACAATCCCTGCAGGAGATGA
- the LOC110609970 gene encoding exocyst complex component EXO70E2 → MEDSVAIGDCGSVIPELETEKSLTAAAKHIARASGSKKNVTDDAKKILADLDTQLFNTSTVNEIKVDTPGEIEGQLNFIQEKIMSWETDQSMMRDSGLDEATQFLNATEEARKLAERLETLSLNKDDGKKELLTRARDILQIAMGRLEEEFKHHLDQNRRAFEPERMSFCLSEECGTEPGSVISLGDGSVEPLISRDSISRTSEEFIIDLVNPEVISHLRKIANLMFISGYGDECSQAYISVRRDALDECFFILKKKEVSFEDVVKLEWGSLNSQITKWVQAMKIFVSVYLPSEKRLTQLIFGEHDFFVRTNGGEILWRLRDSVMEAYLDFENAIETGVPPHPCAGGGIHDLTRYVMNYINTLNDYHETLNFLLKGLDGEDPISLSPVPSGITYDASPMALHCRSVASILECNLDDTAKLYRDPSLQHIFLMNNIHYMAQELDNLKLMHLFADDWIRKLNWKVQQRLMSYERTTWVSVLSLLMVVGPSYSVSKNLIKEKLRRFHLAFEEVYRTQTAWLIPDAALREDLHISITTKVIQAYRTFVGRYSNFITPKNVKYSFDDLENFLLDLFQGSKKSLPYRRFFFVI, encoded by the coding sequence ATGGAGGATTCTGTAGCTATAGGGGATTGTGGCTCTGTGATTCCAGAGTTGGAAACAGAAAAATCCTTGACTGCTGCGGCGAAACACATTGCAAGGGCTTCCGGATCAAAAAAGAACGTTACTGATGATGCCAAGAAAATTTTGGCAGACCTGGACACTCAATTGTTTAACACAAGCACGGTCAATGAAATCAAGGTTGATACACCCGGTGAGATTGAAGGACAACTAAATTTTATTCAGGAGAAGATTATGAGTTGGGAGACAGATCAGTCTATGATGCGGGATTCCGGTCTTGATGAAGCTACTCAGTTTCTAAATGCCACTGAAGAAGCCAGAAAGTTGGCTGAAAGGTTGGAGACTTTGTCTTTGAATAAAGATGATGGAAAAAAGGAGCTATTGACGAGGGCACGTGATATCCTTCAAATAGCAATGGGAAGGCTTGAGGAAGAGTTCAAGCACCACCTTGATCAGAACAGACGAGCATTTGAGCCAGAGCGCATGTCTTTCTGTTTAAGTGAAGAGTGTGGTACAGAACCGGGTTCTGTGATCTCTCTTGGAGATGGATCAGTTGAGCCATTAATTAGTAGAGATAGCATTAGCAGAACTTCAGAGGAATTCATCATTGATTTGGTTAATCCAGAAGTAATTTCTCACCTCAGAAAGATTGCAAATTTGATGTTCATTTCCGGTTATGGTGATGAATGTTCCCAGGCATATATCAGTGTTAGAAGAGATGCATTGGATGAATGTTTCTTTATCCTCAAAAAGAAGGAAGTTAGCTTTGAGGATGTGGTGAAGTTGGAGTGGGGTAGTCTGAATTCCCAGATCACGAAATGGGTTCAGGCTATGAAGATCTTTGTGTCAGTCTATCTTCCAAGCGAGAAAAGGCTCACTCAACTGATTTTTGGAGAGCATGATTTTTTTGTTAGAACTAACGGTGGTGAGATTCTATGGAGATTAAGAGACTCTGTAATGGAAGCATATCTTGATTTTGAGAACGCCATTGAGACAGGTGTGCCGCCACATCCTTGTGCCGGAGGAGGAATTCATGATCTCACTAGGTATGTTATGAATTATATCAACACTCTGAATGACTATCATGAGACCCTCAATTTTCTACTTAAGGGTCTTGACGGAGAGGATCCCATTTCATTGTCCCCTGTCCCAAGTGGAATTACATATGATGCTTCCCCTATGGCTCTCCACTGCCGATCTGTTGCTTCAATTCTAGAATGCAACCTCGATGACACGGCCAAGTTATACAGGGATCCTTCCTTGCAGCATATCTTCTTGATGAACAACATACATTACATGGCTCAAGAGCTTGACAATTTGAAACTTATGCATTTATTTGCTGATGACTGGATACGAAAGCTCAACTGGAAAGTCCAACAGCGTCTGATGAGCTACGAGAGAACTACTTGGGTTTCAGTGTTGTCTTTGTTGATGGTTGTGGGACCTTCTTATTCTGTCTCAAAAAACCTTATCAAGGAGAAGCTTCGGAGGTTTCATCTTGCTTTTGAGGAGGTTTACAGGACTCAAACAGCATGGCTCATCCCTGATGCTGCGCTTCGAGAAGATTTGCATATTTCAATAACAACTAAGGTGATTCAGGCCTACCGAACATTTGTGGGAAGATATTCCAATTTTATAACCCCCAAGAACGTTAAGTACAGTTTTGACGActtagaaaattttttactGGATCTCTTCCAGGGGTCTAAAAAATCACTGCCCTACAGGagatttttttttgtgatttaa
- the LOC110609969 gene encoding protein RIK isoform X1, translated as MTEDSSARASLEESTANTDVSQSRQRKKRKWDQPAEPLVSAGVAGASGVFPLGNIGSLAGISLPGIASVSGAFLTNQFVANCAPIPPVYQVPSIPQTQSNATVVPKSDQPKIQDELIIAREIVINDAESSVRFKLTKRQTQEEIQKCTSAVVITRGKYRPPNAPPDGEKPLYLHISAGSHLKDTAERILAVDRAAAMVEEMLKLGSNAQPSLPIFPIAPGSGAKALSTCVFLGFDADPSLNIAARIRGPNDQYINHIMNETGATVILKGRGSGNFESPSSGDMQQPLHLLLSANNSKSLEDAKRLADNLLDTISLECGASRVSSCNVYSAVPPPQQLLVGIKNSGDEHKVNTSPTAGLTPLARSSAPPIPSSSVAIHGTTSVFSQGTVYQPGGIVNTVQPQLNLIRHPQPLVNGGTSYSGYEGIYPQATPLQQVALALRQSTSPTTSTVAPATSIASNVPTPSTSSIPEKEKRPTHRRKFQELPIGSKDPAISHQGSHLKPGGQVLADDVRNLSTMPAPKKLVQPSLNGMPPPAPRNVPPPPPRATSSPPSSNGMPPLPLRTMPPPPPPPKFISANGLQTKNNIAKKIKSDTAPVVSDTLVKLMEYGDEDDDGDETSEESDPGNSGTVAVGKPFWAL; from the exons ATGACAGAGGACAGTAGCGCTAGGGCTTCCTTGGAAGAGTCTACTGCAAACACCGATGTTTCACAATCTAGGCAAAG GAAAAAGAGAAAGTGGGATCAGCCTGCTGAGCCATTGGTTTCAGCTGGAGTTGCAGGGGCATCTGGTGTTTTCCCATTAGGCAACATCGGATCTCTTGCTGGAATCTCTCTTCCTGGGATTGCTTCAGTCTCTGGTGCTTTTTTAACTAATCAATTTGTGGCTAATTGTGCACCCATTCCACCGGTGTATCAGGTGCCTTCTATACCACAAACACAAAGCAATGCTACAGTGGTCCCAAAATCAGATCAA CCTAAGATCCAGGATGAGTTAATAATCGCACGAGAAATTGTAATAAATGATGCTGAGTCTTCTGTTCGTTTCAAGCTTACAAAGCGTCAGACACAGGAAGAG ATTCAGAAGTGTACCAGTGCTGTGGTGATAACTAG GGGCAAGTATCGTCCACCAAATGCACCACCTGATGGTGAAAAGCCGTTGTATCTTCACATATCTGCTGGGTCTCAT TTAAAAGATACAGCTGAAAGGATTTTAGCAGTTGACCGTGCAGCTGCCATGGTTGAAGAAATGCTGAAACTGGGTTCAAATGCAcaaccttctttgcccatttttccaattGCTCCAGGCAGTGGAGCGAAG GCACTGAGCACGTGTGTGTTTTTGGGATTTGACGCAGACCCATCACTTAATATTGCTGCTCGAATACGTGGACCAAAT GACCAGTATATAAATCACATTATGAATGAAACAGGAGCAACTGTTATACTAAAAGGACGTGGCTCGGGAAATTTTGAAAGCCCAAGTAGTGGAG ACATGCAGCAGCCACTTCATCTATTGTTGTCTGCCAATAATTCAAAAAGTCTTGAAGATGCAAAACGATTAGCTGATAACCTTCTGGATACTATTAGTTTGGAGTGTGGTGCCTCCAG GGTTTCATCATGCAATGTTTATAGTGCTGTTCCACCACCTCAGCAGTTGTTGGTGGGGATTAAGAATTCTGGAGATGAGCATAAGGTAAATACAAGTCCAACTGCTGGTTTGACGCCGTTAGCAAGGAGCTCTGCACCACCTATTCCATCTTCTTCAGTAGCAATCCATGGAACAACTTCTGTCTTTTCCCAAGGCACTGTATATCAACCGGGCGGAATTGTTAACACTGTTCAGCCTCAGCTGAACTTGATCAGACATCCCCAGCCATTGGTGAATGGAGGAACGAGCTATAGTGGATACGAAGGGATATATCCTCAGGCCACACCTCTGCAACAAGTTGCTCTAGCCCTTAGACAGTCAACATCTCCAACAACTTCTACAGTCGCACCTGCAACATCAATTGCAAGCAATGTGCCAACTCCTAGTACAAGCTCCATTCCTGAAAAAGAGAAACGTCCTACACATAGACGAAAATTTCAGGAGCTACCAATAGGTTCAAAGGACCCTGCAATATCTCATCAG ggttcacacttaaaGCCTGGTGGGCAAGTATTAGCAGATGATGTGAGGAATTTATCAACTATGCCTGCTCCGAAGAAATTAGTCCAGCCATCATTGAATGGAATGCCACCACCTGCTCCACGAAACGTTCCCCCACCACCTCCACGAGCTACATCTTCACCACCGTCGTCAAATGGAATGCCACCACTACCTTTGAGAACCAtgcccccaccaccaccacctccaaAATTTATCTCTGCAAATGGACTACAGACGAAGAACAACATTGCCAAGAAAATTAAATCTGATACTGCACCag TTGTTTCAGATACTTTGGTAAAATTAATGGAATATGgagatgaagatgatgatggTGATGAAACCAGCGAAGAGTCTGATCCTGGGAATTCAGGCACAGTAGCAGTTGGAAAACCTTTTTGGGCTTTATGA
- the LOC110609969 gene encoding protein RIK isoform X2, with translation MTEDSSARASLEESTANTDVSQSRQRKKRKWDQPAEPLVSAGVAGASGVFPLGNIGSLAGISLPGIASVSGAFLTNQFVANCAPIPPVYQVPSIPQTQSNATVVPKSDQPKIQDELIIAREIVINDAESSVRFKLTKRQTQEEIQKCTSAVVITRGKYRPPNAPPDGEKPLYLHISAGSHLKDTAERILAVDRAAAMVEEMLKLGSNAQPSLPIFPIAPGSGAKALSTCVFLGFDADPSLNIAARIRGPNDQYINHIMNETGATVILKGRGSGNFESPSSGDMQQPLHLLLSANNSKSLEDAKRLADNLLDTISLECGASRVSSCNVYSAVPPPQQLLVGIKNSGDEHKVNTSPTAGLTPLARSSAPPIPSSSVAIHGTTSVFSQGTVYQPGGIVNTVQPQLNLIRHPQPLVNGGTSYSGYEGIYPQATPLQQVALALRQSTSPTTSTVAPATSIASNVPTPSTSSIPEKEKRPTHRRKFQELPIGSKDPAISHQVFSLTF, from the exons ATGACAGAGGACAGTAGCGCTAGGGCTTCCTTGGAAGAGTCTACTGCAAACACCGATGTTTCACAATCTAGGCAAAG GAAAAAGAGAAAGTGGGATCAGCCTGCTGAGCCATTGGTTTCAGCTGGAGTTGCAGGGGCATCTGGTGTTTTCCCATTAGGCAACATCGGATCTCTTGCTGGAATCTCTCTTCCTGGGATTGCTTCAGTCTCTGGTGCTTTTTTAACTAATCAATTTGTGGCTAATTGTGCACCCATTCCACCGGTGTATCAGGTGCCTTCTATACCACAAACACAAAGCAATGCTACAGTGGTCCCAAAATCAGATCAA CCTAAGATCCAGGATGAGTTAATAATCGCACGAGAAATTGTAATAAATGATGCTGAGTCTTCTGTTCGTTTCAAGCTTACAAAGCGTCAGACACAGGAAGAG ATTCAGAAGTGTACCAGTGCTGTGGTGATAACTAG GGGCAAGTATCGTCCACCAAATGCACCACCTGATGGTGAAAAGCCGTTGTATCTTCACATATCTGCTGGGTCTCAT TTAAAAGATACAGCTGAAAGGATTTTAGCAGTTGACCGTGCAGCTGCCATGGTTGAAGAAATGCTGAAACTGGGTTCAAATGCAcaaccttctttgcccatttttccaattGCTCCAGGCAGTGGAGCGAAG GCACTGAGCACGTGTGTGTTTTTGGGATTTGACGCAGACCCATCACTTAATATTGCTGCTCGAATACGTGGACCAAAT GACCAGTATATAAATCACATTATGAATGAAACAGGAGCAACTGTTATACTAAAAGGACGTGGCTCGGGAAATTTTGAAAGCCCAAGTAGTGGAG ACATGCAGCAGCCACTTCATCTATTGTTGTCTGCCAATAATTCAAAAAGTCTTGAAGATGCAAAACGATTAGCTGATAACCTTCTGGATACTATTAGTTTGGAGTGTGGTGCCTCCAG GGTTTCATCATGCAATGTTTATAGTGCTGTTCCACCACCTCAGCAGTTGTTGGTGGGGATTAAGAATTCTGGAGATGAGCATAAGGTAAATACAAGTCCAACTGCTGGTTTGACGCCGTTAGCAAGGAGCTCTGCACCACCTATTCCATCTTCTTCAGTAGCAATCCATGGAACAACTTCTGTCTTTTCCCAAGGCACTGTATATCAACCGGGCGGAATTGTTAACACTGTTCAGCCTCAGCTGAACTTGATCAGACATCCCCAGCCATTGGTGAATGGAGGAACGAGCTATAGTGGATACGAAGGGATATATCCTCAGGCCACACCTCTGCAACAAGTTGCTCTAGCCCTTAGACAGTCAACATCTCCAACAACTTCTACAGTCGCACCTGCAACATCAATTGCAAGCAATGTGCCAACTCCTAGTACAAGCTCCATTCCTGAAAAAGAGAAACGTCCTACACATAGACGAAAATTTCAGGAGCTACCAATAGGTTCAAAGGACCCTGCAATATCTCATCAG GTATTTTCTCTGACCTTCTAA
- the LOC110609965 gene encoding ribosome biogenesis protein WDR12 homolog, whose protein sequence is MEGDAEERQIQARFVTKLKPPFKAPVAAITIPANITRLGLSTIVNSLLEAGNADWDNQPFDFLIDGELVRMSLEQFLLAKGISAEKILEIEYVKAVVPRKQEEPSLHDDWVSAVDGSCPRFILTGCYDGLGRVWKAAGLCTHILEGHSDAITSVSIISSGDEDSVTLATASKDQTLRLWKFDTEEPENSPAKIRAFKILRGHNASVQSVAAETSGSMICSGSWDCTINLWRTDKSDAEGDLVSIKKRKVKNKSEESQLEGEATSTFVGHTQRISSVVWPERETIYSASWDHSIRRWDVETSKDSAKIFCGKALNCLHVGGEGSALVAAGGSDPILRIWDPRKPGTSAPIYQFSSHTAWVSACKWHDKSWFHLLSASYDGKVMLWDLRTAWPLAVIESHEDKVLCADWWRGDCVVSGGVDCKLCISSDTAVQ, encoded by the exons ATGGAAGGGGATGCAGAAGAGAGGCAGATTCAAGCACGATTTGTTACAAAACTGAAGCCCCCATTCAAAGCCCCAGTAGCTGCCATTACTATCCCAGCTAATATCACCCGTCTCGGCCTCTCAACCATCGTCAATAGCCTCCTCGAAGCCG GGAATGCTGACTGGGATAATCAGCCTTTTGATTTTCTTATTGATGGAGAGCTTGTCCGTATGTCACTTGAGCAGTTTCTTCTTGCCAAGGGCATTTCCGCG GAGAAGATATTAGAAATTGAATACGTTAAGGCAGTTGTCCCTCGGAAACAGGAGGAGCCTTCTTTGCATGATGACTGGGTCAGTGCTGTTGATGGTTCTTGTCCTCG GTTCATTTTGACAGGGTGCTATGATGGCCTTGGAAG GGTATGGAAAGCTGCTGGGCTGTGTACGCATATACTAGAGGGACACAGTGATGCAATTACTTCTGTTAGTATTATCTCATCAGGAG ATGAGGATAGTGTTACATTAGCCACTGCCTCAAAAGATCAAACTCTCAGGCTGTGGAAG TTTGATACTGAAGAACCTGAAAATTCTCCTGCAAAGATCAGGGCCTTCAAAATTTTGCGTGGGCATAATGCATCTGTGCAAAGTGTTGCAGCTGAAACTTCTGGAAGCATG ATCTGTTCGGGTTCTTGGGATTGTACGATCAATTTATGGAGGACAGATAAGTCTGATGCTGAAGGTGATTTAGTGTCAATTAAGAAGAGAAAAGTGAAAAACAAATCTGAGGAATCTCAGTTAGAG GGTGAGGCTACATCTACATTTGTGGGCCATACACAACGCATATCGTCTGTTGTTTGGCCGGAACGTGAAACAATCTACTCTGCATCATGGGATCATTCCATTAGACGTTGGGATGTTGAGACAAGCAAAGATTCAGCAAAAATA TTCTGCGGAAAAGCTCTCAACTGCTTACATGTTGGAGGGGAGGGTTCAGCTCTCGTTGCTGCTGGGGGATCTGACCCCATCCTTAGGATATGGGATCCACGAAAACCCG GAACTTCTGCTCCTATTTATCAGTTCTCGTCTCACACTGCTTGGGTTTCGGCTTGTAAATGGCATGATAAGTCTTGGTTTCATTTACTTTCTGCATCCTATGATGGAAAAGTTATGTTGTGGGATCTAAGAACTGCG TGGCCCCTGGCTGTTATTGAATCTCATGAAGACAAG GTACTATGTGCTGATTGGTGGAGAGGGGATTGTGTGGTAAGTGGTGGGGTTGACTGCAAGCTATGCATTTCTTCTGACACTGCTGTGCAGTAA